In the genome of Metabacillus litoralis, the window ATAAATATTCCTGTAACTAAGGAATTTTCAGAATAGATTTTCTTTTTAAAATAACTTATAATAAAAAAGGTTTGTGTATAAAAACACTTGTGATCACACCCTAAAAGGAGGTAGATAAAATGACAATACAACAGGAAATTACAGTAGAAACAAACGTTCAAGCGCCCGTTGAAAAGGTGTGGACGTTTTGGACAGATCCAATACATATTACAAAATGGAACTTTGCTTCAGATGAATGGCACTCTCCTTTTGCTGAGAACGATTTAAGAGAAGGTGGAAAATTCACTTCAAGAATGGAAGCAAAAGATGGTAGCTTTGGCTTTGATTTTGGTGGAGTTTATGATGAAATAAAATTACATGAGGTAATCGCTTATACAATGGAGGATGGCAGAAAAGTAAGAATCTCTTTTAAGGACAGAGCAGGTGAAACTGAAATAATTGAAACTTTTGATGCAGAAACTAGTCATTCCATTGAGGTACAACAGCAAGGATGGCAAGCGATCTTAAATAATTTTAAAAAATATGTAGAAACAAACAAATAAAATAAATCTCTATTCAACCCTTTTAATCCTTCAAAATTATAGGTGGGGTATCTGTTATTAATATAGATCTACAGACACCTCCATTTTCTCATTTAATTTTACTTCTAAGATAATCCTCGAATGTAAATTTGCCCATTTTCCGAAGAGAATTGGTATTCTCCCCATCAGAAAAAGCCTTAAAAAGTTTTCCTAGAAAAGATATGCTTAACACCTTCTTATTCTCGTTATTTATTTTGATTTTTAAGTCAGCCATTTCTTTTAATGTTACAAGATCAGGACCACCGAAATCCTCTATTTTACCTTGAGGACCTTTATCGACTATACCTATTAGATGATTGCAAATTCATTTACATCCACGCTTTGACATTTAATGTTACCTGGAACAATATATCTTTTAAGAACAGATCTTGATAGAAATAATTCATCGATAAAATGGTGGAACTGAGTGGCACGTACAATCGTATGTGGGATCGTACTATTTTTCAGCAAAATTTCTGCTTCAAGTTTATGTTTATAATAGTTTAATGGTATTTCATCTATCCCAACAATTGAAGGATAAATAAAATGTTTTATGTGTTTTGCTCTTCTTAATAACTCATTAAAACCTGAAACCTCAACAACCTTTGTATGCTTATTCGGACTTGTAGCTGAGTGAATAATAACATCCACATCTCTTTTACTGCTTCTTCTAAGCCTTCACCTGAAAATAAATCGCTATAAATCCACTCGAAATGCTCATTTCCTTTAGGCTTATTTCTAGAAGTTATTTTAACTTTATAATCGGAACCTTTTAATTGATTAAGTAAAGCAGAACCAAGATGACCTGTTGAACCAGTAACAAGTATCCTCAACTACAACACTCCTACTTTTAAAAATACTCAATCATGTAAACACAATTATTCCCTTTCTCTTGCTCGTTGTGTATCTCTAATATTTTTTTGTACGGTAATCGCAGCAAACAAAGAAAGTGCAAAAGCCATAGCATAAAAACCCTTTTCACTAAGTGTGATACTAGTAGCATTGTATAGTCCAATTGCGATTAACGATATTGCAATAACCAATGCTAACCAACTAATACCATAATAAATGTTCGTAACAGGTATTCCTTCATCTTTATCTCTTACTGCCTTTTGCAAGGATATTGCTGCATATAATCCAAATACTAAAATAGCAAAATAATACCCTTTTTCATTCAATTGCATTGTTGCATTGAACAGGCCAATTAAATAAGCCGTTACACCAATTAATAATGCTGACCAAGAAGCCCCCTTGAAAGCAGCAGTTGGCTCACCCTCCACTCTTTTTATTTCGATTTTATGTTCCTCCGGTTCATTTTTTTCTAGCATTCCTTCTTTATTGTTTAACAATGTAACCCCTCCCGTATACTTTTATAAATACTATAACCCACTTAAATAAATATATTTTAGAGTTATAGATACTAAACTCAAATTGACACGAGGAATGAATAAACAATTCATATCATACTCGTATCCAGAGTCAAAAACTTTTTCAAAGGCTTCCTGCTATTATTAAATAACTCCTTTTACATACGAAGACCTTTATTATGTTCTGAAAAATGATCACGTTGATCTTTTTTTAATGCTAAGTATAAAGCAGCTAGCCAACCGAACAAACTCCAGCCTAAGAAGATATTTATAAAATAAATGAGTGTTTTGTTATACTTGTTTTTCTTACTGGCTATGAAACTTGGGATAAAATAAATAGAACCTATTAAAATTAAAGGTAAAATGTTTATGAATTCCAAAAAGTAAACTCTCCCTCATGCAATTAGTTCATCTTATATAGTGAATAATTAATACCCTTGTCATAATTATGCATTCTGCATACATTAGTATTATAAATAAATGAATTGGAAATAATATAGTTAATTATAACTAAATATAAAAGACATCATACTATTAACCTAGATAAAAACACTCACTTACTATGGAGATAGAAAAACTTTATGAGTATGAGTTTTATGAAGCCCTTATTATAGGTTTTCATAAACTTTGGTAAATCTTAGTTATTATCTTCCACATTTATAACCACATTTCCTTTTTTGTGACCTTTCTCTACATATCTATGAGCTTCCACAATCTCATCAAACGAATAATATCTGTCAACAAGTACTTTTAATTTCCCCATTTCTACAAGTTCCTTAAGGAAGTTTAATGCTTCTGAAGTTTCAGGTGAATTTCTGCTCAGCAATAATTTCTTGTTGGTAGTCATTTTAGTCCATAGCATTTGAGCATTCGGTAGCGGATCAGTGACATTTATGTAGGTACCGTTTTTCTTTAACAATTTAATACAGACTGAAAAAGAGCTCTTGTTTACAGCTTCAAAGATGACATCATATGTTTCGTCTATATTAGCAAAATCCTCTGCGGTATAATCAATGACTTTATCAGCTCCCAAAGATTTTACTAACTCCAAATTACTGGTACTGCATACCCCTGTAACGTTTGCTCCGAGATATTTCGCAATCTGAACTGCATAGCTTCCTACACTACCTGAAGCACCATAGACTAAGACATCATGACCACTCTTTATACCTGCTTTCCTAAGAAAATACAATGCTGTTCGAGCTCCAATAGGAATAGCTGCAGCTTCTCCAAAGGATATATTGGACGGCTTTATAGCTACAGGTCCATCTTCCTTTAAACATTTGTATTCTGCATAAGCACCAAAATCAGTTAAGGTCGCTGCAAAAACTTGATCTCCTTTCTTGAATTTTTTAACATTTTTACCAATCGATTCAACTTCTCCTGCTAACTCCATTCCTAATATCTCTTTTTTGGGTTGTCTCAAACCAAGCGTTATCCGTGCAGGTAGCCAAAAAGCAGGTGGAACAGTAAAACTCCGTGACCGAATATCTGCAACCGTTACAGTTGTGGCTTTTACTTTCACTAAAATTTCATTATCTTTTGGAATAGGTTTTTTTACCTGTTTCACTTTAAGGACATCTGGGGGACCGTACCTACTATACACAATCGCTTTCATCAACTCACCTCATATTCGTTTTATTCTTTAATAAGATACGATTATTACGAATAATTAGACCATAATCCAATAACTATAACTGTTCTGAACTGAATCTGAAACTTAATACATATCATTCTCTTTAATCCTGGATAAGGTAAAGGGAATATTTATTGGGTAACTACTATAAAAATCATCCATCATCCGATTTTTCTTTTATAATAAAGACAGAAAGGAGAGTATAATGTTATACATACTTTTTGCATTAATTGCATTATGGTTATTGACATCATTTTTTTCTTATTATTTGTTCTATTTACTAACCTTCTCCGTTTGCTCTATTGGAATCCTCGCGATATTTTTTTGGAAAATTGTCTGGGACGGGATGTATAAACAATATCGTCTAAGGACAGATCCTTCCTATAAGAAGAAAATGGATAGTTATAAAGAAAGAAAGCGAAACGAGAAAGTAAAAAGTCTGCGGAAATTGTCAGCATACCAAAAATGGAAAAGCATAGTAAAAGAAAAGCTCTTTAACGTTTTCTCTTGGGTGCTGGCGGCTTGTATCTTTTTAGGAATCCCGATAGGAGCTTTTGCCATTGGAGGTTCCTTTCTGCTTGATTTTCCAGCCTATCTCTTCGGCAAAACAGAAACTGTGACCGGCTACGTATCACATTATGATGAGGTTTCAGGTCGAAAATCACTTCCATATACTTTAGTTGAAATAAATAATGTGAGCTATGTTTTATCTCATCATGAGAGGTTTTCTATAGGAGATAAAGTGAAAATTGACTATTTGCCTCATACGAAAATCATTAGGAATTTTAATCTATTAGAAGAGCGACAAATCCAATCAGACGTATCGGTTAAACAAGCAGATCCAACGGTAATTAACAATCGGGTGACTGGTTCATGGGAGTATACAAATGAGGATGAGTATATGTCATTCCTTTTTTCCGAAACGGGTTTAGCCAATTTGGGAGAAATTAAGGGTGAAGAAGGAATATTTTATTATGGTAGCTGGGAGTATGACGAGAAAGCAAAGCTCATTACATTTAATGTAGACGATGCTGAAAATATTTCCTGGGAGCCGGTAAACCATCCGGATAAAATTAAAATACAGGTTCTTTCGATTGCTGATGATTCATTGGAAGTCGAGTATCATCAGCAGAATATTCGCTTTAGAAAATTATGGTAGATTTAAAGGTTAATAGTGCGTGAGTCAGGTACAATGATTCGAGACGTAATCGACAGTTCGATAGTTAAAAATATCCCTTTCATTTTTATAGAAGTATAAAATTCTTTCTCATTCATCCTAAAACAGCTTTAATGGATACTCATTGAATGAAAGTAAAATGCATAATTATAGGATTGTTTCCATATTCTGAAGGTGAAACGTAAATGTGATTGGAGGTTAATATGAATGGAAGCCTTAGCATTATTACCGATATTATTTATAGGAATTATTTATATAGGAGTTATTGGTTTTACCATTTGGTTTGCCATTAGCCTTATAAAAGCCCAAAAAGAACGGAATGTTGTTCTTAAAGAAATCTCAAACAAACTGGATATTGTTGAAATTAGCAAAAAGGAAGATTGATGCTATAGTTGAAAAATTGAATGCACAAAAACACACCGATTTAATTATCTATTTCGGTGTGTTTTTGTTACAAAATAAATTCCTTACACCTCCCTATCACCCACCACAAAATTGTGTAAACTCTTATAAATGATCATTGGACGATCGAAAATGAAAGCAAAACTGGCATTCTTAATTTTTACAAACCATTATTATATTCCCATCTAGGTCTTTAAAGTTGAACCAATGTCCATTCTCGATCTCTGTTGTGGTCTGAACATTTTTTTCTTTCAAGTATTCGTATGACTTATTTATATCATCCGTTTGCAATTGAAAAGCTGGAACCTTATATCTATTTTCTGGAGCATAAATCTTACTATCTAGTACTATATTTGGTCCATTTAACGGAAGAACATAAATATGTCCAAAGAATATTTCTCCATCTGTAGGCAAATCTAAAATATCACAATACCAATCACGTGCTGCTTCAATATTACTAACCGGAATAAAGACACCACCAATACTGTTTGAAAAGATGTTCATTTTAACCTCCTAATAAATTGCTTTATTATCATTTCAATAATCATAGGCTTTTTCCTCTACTTAATTTGACTTTTATCATAAATTTCTTATGAATATGCATACGTTGAATTCAATATTTGAACTGCTCCCTACCATTCTTAATTCTTTTACAGGTTGAATTCTTTACCCTAATTAACATCACTTCTTCCTTACACAAGTTTCTGCTAAAAATTCAATAATATGGTAAAATGTAAAATGGTAATTAGAAAATGCCTACCAAAAGCTGCTTTTTTGAAAAGGAATGGAAATAAATGAAGAAACTAATAAAGATTTATTATGCTCACACTGCCCTTTTATTGCTTGTTTTTTTGCTCGTCGGTTGTACTGGCGAGGTGAACGAAGTAAATACAGAAGATACGGAGCAAGAGTCTACTTTACAATCAAAGTCAACAACAGAAACAAAAAATATAAAAACAAGTGATTCCAACGAAGCATTAACAGAAAACTCAACACACTTTAAGACAGTTGATACGGAAAGAAATGAAGAAAATAAAGATTCCACTGTAATGCAAAATGAAAACAATGAATCATATGTAAAAGATGAGGCTGAGAAAAATATATCTGATGAGGAAATCGATGTAAACAAAAATGAAGATCAAAAAATGAAAGAAAATACTACTGACGATCAAACCATCCAAGATACAGCAACAACAGAAGAACAACATCAGGCTATTTCTCTTACCAAAAAATATTTGCGTGAAAGAAACGAATTAATAGAAGATAAAAACAACTTTGTAGAATATGATGGAACAATAAATGATTATATACTTGTAAGATATTCTACCTTAGTATCAGGTCATTCTTCTACTAATGGACGATATGCAGTCGATCTTATTCAGAAAAAAGTCATTGATATAAGCTCAGATACAAATTTTAACAATTTATTTAATAATTGAAAAAGTAAAAGTCCATCTTAGGGATTGTGTAGATTCAAGAAATGTAAGACCCCTTTTCTCAATGTAGTAAAGGAGTCTCAGAGTTTTAGGAGAAGATAACTTATACCAGTTCATTTTCTCTTACCTTTAGTTGTTAAAAGAATATAATAGATGATAAGCCCAACTGTTAGACCTGGTAATAAAAAAAGAATTGGTAAGATGACGGGCCCCAATAGGACCCCCATTATTTTTAATTTTGTTGAATAAATTAAACCAATTGTTACAAAAAAGGCACCAAATACGAAGGGAAGATACGAATATGAATTTGTTTCACCTTCTGCTTCTCTATATGCATCCCACATGGCAAACATATATAAACAAGGATAGAACATAAGCCATTGAAAATTTGTTACATTAATGGCTTTCTGTATTTCTCCTGTAAAGGAATAGATAATCGCTAAGTTAAAGTTAGCAAATACATTTACAAGAAATTCCAAAAGGATAAAGATACTTCCCTTATAGTATCTTCTATTTAAGAACTGACCAAACCCTGGTAATGCAATACTCCATAATAGTGCCTCATGTTTAGTAGGTTTCTTATTATTGCTCACCCATTATCACTCAATTCATCTTTTCTTTACGATCCTCCATTTGAGGTGGCTCTTCCATCCAACCATTTTTAATCATGATCCAACATTGACTTCAAGCTCAGCATGCAAATTAGTCATAATATCCTTGGCATTTTCGTCATCTGCTTTTTCTATAAAATACTCTAACATTCGGAATATCATTGTCTTTTCTTGATATGTAAGCCACAAAGTTCCTAATTCAGGTAATGTGATGGATGCTTGTTCTGGTATACACACAATCCTCCCTAAGATGATAATGTTAGGTTGCCTAAATTTTGGAAGTTCATTCCTTGTTTTTTCGATTATTCTAAAAAGCTTGTACCTAACATGTCCCCTTAGTAAGCCCACAAACAATAATTCCATTAATACCACTAAATAAAAAAACTGGGCCGAGATATCAAGATATTTATACTACACGATTTGTCTAAATAAACATTTAATATACTACACCGAAAGGAGGAATGAATCATGCGAGCTAAACCATATGAATGGGTAACAGCAGACTCAAATTCATGTCATACTAACAAAAATGATTCTTACCAAGAGGTGTTGGATTTAAGTTCTGATAACTTCTTTAAAGACAATGGAGCCGGTACACAAGGTGGTAATCAGGTAAATGAAACAGAACAAGTTTCGTCTGAAAAAATTATAGTTAGAGATTCTTGTGATATAGAGGTTACTTCTACTGATACACAAGTAGCTGCCTCTTTACAGATTGCCATACAAGCAGCGATTGCTCTAGTCGTAAACTTAACAATCGCAGATAATGACCGTGCAGAAAAAGCCACCCAACAATTACTCCAAGAAGCAGATATCAAACAAATAAATAAACAAAATCTTGTTATAGAAAATTCTAAAGATATAAAAGTAACAACAACTGATACGGATGTTGCAATTTCAATTCAAGCCATGTTGCAAATACTAGTATCATTAGTCGTTAGCCTTGACATTCTTTAAATATAAGAAAAAAGTGTAGGGAATCACTCCCTACACTTTCTCTCTATTACAAACTCAATAAATTGTGACATTGATGATAAAATAACTAATTTTATTTGCATTAAGAGAATTCCTACAAACTTTCTGGTAAGTAATGTTTGTACATCTCGAGTGCATCTGTATGTTCTTCTAAAACAATCAATGTTTTGGGGTGAGGCTTACTAAAAATTATAGGATAATCTTTCTCACCAAGTTCTTCATTAACTGTGAAAGCAAGTCTTTCTTCTTCAATTGAAAATTGGGCGTTAACTCCTTCTTTATTCCCACGAGCATCTATCCTTATCCACTTATTTACTGACTTTAAGAAAATAGCATTTAAAGCGTGAATGCAATACCCTTTCTCAGGAGTATCAAACAACATCAACCGTTGATAACAAAACCCTGTAGGTATTCCCTGTGAACGCAATAAAGACGCCAAGAGGTGAGATTTTGCATAGCAAATTCCCTCTTTCAATTGCAATACTTCAGAAGCATAGCACGTAACTCGTTTTGATTGAATATCCCAGGAATGAGAAATTTCATCACGAACAAATTCAAAAGCTACTATTGCTTTTTCAATATCCGACTGATATTCATGAAAAAGCTCACTCACTTTCTCTTTTATATTTGGATGAGAGTAATTCACTTCATTTATTTCTAGTAAGTAATCATTTATATTTTCAGACTTACAAATCATATTCATTATTATCACTCCTGACCAAATCGAATGTTCATTACAATTATTTATCAAATGTGCTCCAAAACTCTTTAACTCGAATTCTTATTATTTCTATTTTATGTTCTTCATTTCATTTCACTTTAGTTCCTATCAATATATCTTTTAACTCTTCCACACTTTTTACAATATGTGTTGGGTTAGTCTGTCTTAACTCTTCATATGACCCATATCCATAAGTAACCCCAATTGAGTCAATTTTAGTATGATTTGCTCCTATCATATCGTGTTTCCTGTCTCCAATCATGATAAAGTCATCAAGTTTATGTTCATTATATTTTTCTAGTATGTATTGAATAATTTCAGCCTTTGAGGATCTTGTTCCATCTAGGTTACTTCCCACAATAAGTTCAAAGAACTGATCAAGTTTAAAGTACTTTACTATTTGCTCAGCAAAAATAGTAGGCTTAGAAGTTGCAACAACTAAAGTAAAACCTTGTTCACGTAAAGATTTTAATAGTAAGGGGATATTTGGATATAATTCATTTTCAAACATACCCTTCTCTTTAAAACGCTCCCTATAAAACTCTATCGCTTTTAGCGTATCCACTTCATTAAAATTGTAATATTCAGAAAAAGAAACATGTAATGGTGGTCCTATAAAACACTCTAATTTATCTACATCTCCCTCTACAATATTCATTTTATTTAACGCATATTGAACGGATTTAGTTATTCCTACCTTGGGGTCTGAAAGTGTGCCGTCTAAATCAAATAAAATAATCTTATATTTATTCATTTTAACTCCTCTCTTGATTCTCTTAGTAATCTTATGTTACCAAAAAATCACATTCATTGTTACATTAAAAAGCACTGTTCTTAATAATAGAACAGCGCTCTCATTTGCGAAAGACCCCAAATAATAGATAAAATTACTTCCTTGTTTAGATCATTGTCATTGAGTAACAATACTTCGATTCATTCCGCTAAACAGTTTCTAACTTACAAATCCACTTATAATAGCCTAGCAAAATAAAGATAAGAATTGGGACTACAAACAAATCATACCATATGTTCCACCAACCTAGATGGAAAAACCCCCAAGGTTCTGGAAGTAAGCTTATTGCTTCGTAAATCATAATCCCCACTGTACAGCCGATCATATAAAAAGATTGCTTAAATAGATTCTTCTTATATGGGTAAAAGCTTAGTAGCAGCACATTAACTGGGGGAATTAAAACAGTATGAGCAAGGAATCCTAACACTTCAATTCCTTTATCAAAATACCAATACCCATGAAATTTAAATTCAATGATTAAGTCAAATAGAACCTGAAATGCTATTGTAAAAGTCCATATACTTACAATTCGGCTCTTGACTGGTATTTTGTGAAATTTTAATGCTACAAAATTAAAGATGATTATTGAAGTAAATAGTAAGATCATCATAATTCCTTTTTTTATATCAGTATGCCCGATCATACATTGATAATTCGTAATTACTTTGCTTCTTGAATAAATTCGAGTTAGTGAAGGAACACATAGTATGATAAAAACTGAAAATAATACCAGTGAGGTACTATTATTAAAATTCAAATATCTTGTAAATTTTTCCCGACTCTGCATTACTTTGATGGAAGCTCTATTCTAACCAACAATGAAACGACAAGTACGTGTAAAAAACATGAAAGATCTCTAACTGAA includes:
- a CDS encoding SRPBCC family protein, which gives rise to MTIQQEITVETNVQAPVEKVWTFWTDPIHITKWNFASDEWHSPFAENDLREGGKFTSRMEAKDGSFGFDFGGVYDEIKLHEVIAYTMEDGRKVRISFKDRAGETEIIETFDAETSHSIEVQQQGWQAILNNFKKYVETNK
- a CDS encoding SDR family oxidoreductase yields the protein MDVIIHSATSPNKHTKVVEVSGFNELLRRAKHIKHFIYPSIVGIDEIPLNYYKHKLEAEILLKNSTIPHTIVRATQFHHFIDELFLSRSVLKRYIVPGNIKCQSVDVNEFAII
- a CDS encoding NAD-dependent epimerase/dehydratase family protein yields the protein MRILVTGSTGHLGSALLNQLKGSDYKVKITSRNKPKGNEHFEWIYSDLFSGEGLEEAVKEMWMLLFTQLQVRISIQRLLRFQVLMSY
- the yiaA gene encoding inner membrane protein YiaA yields the protein MLEKNEPEEHKIEIKRVEGEPTAAFKGASWSALLIGVTAYLIGLFNATMQLNEKGYYFAILVFGLYAAISLQKAVRDKDEGIPVTNIYYGISWLALVIAISLIAIGLYNATSITLSEKGFYAMAFALSLFAAITVQKNIRDTQRARERE
- a CDS encoding superinfection immunity protein, which translates into the protein MEFINILPLILIGSIYFIPSFIASKKNKYNKTLIYFINIFLGWSLFGWLAALYLALKKDQRDHFSEHNKGLRM
- a CDS encoding NAD(P)-dependent alcohol dehydrogenase, which codes for MKAIVYSRYGPPDVLKVKQVKKPIPKDNEILVKVKATTVTVADIRSRSFTVPPAFWLPARITLGLRQPKKEILGMELAGEVESIGKNVKKFKKGDQVFAATLTDFGAYAEYKCLKEDGPVAIKPSNISFGEAAAIPIGARTALYFLRKAGIKSGHDVLVYGASGSVGSYAVQIAKYLGANVTGVCSTSNLELVKSLGADKVIDYTAEDFANIDETYDVIFEAVNKSSFSVCIKLLKKNGTYINVTDPLPNAQMLWTKMTTNKKLLLSRNSPETSEALNFLKELVEMGKLKVLVDRYYSFDEIVEAHRYVEKGHKKGNVVINVEDNN
- a CDS encoding VOC family protein — translated: MNIFSNSIGGVFIPVSNIEAARDWYCDILDLPTDGEIFFGHIYVLPLNGPNIVLDSKIYAPENRYKVPAFQLQTDDINKSYEYLKEKNVQTTTEIENGHWFNFKDLDGNIIMVCKN
- a CDS encoding spore coat protein, with the translated sequence MRAKPYEWVTADSNSCHTNKNDSYQEVLDLSSDNFFKDNGAGTQGGNQVNETEQVSSEKIIVRDSCDIEVTSTDTQVAASLQIAIQAAIALVVNLTIADNDRAEKATQQLLQEADIKQINKQNLVIENSKDIKVTTTDTDVAISIQAMLQILVSLVVSLDIL
- a CDS encoding transglutaminase-like domain-containing protein, giving the protein MNMICKSENINDYLLEINEVNYSHPNIKEKVSELFHEYQSDIEKAIVAFEFVRDEISHSWDIQSKRVTCYASEVLQLKEGICYAKSHLLASLLRSQGIPTGFCYQRLMLFDTPEKGYCIHALNAIFLKSVNKWIRIDARGNKEGVNAQFSIEEERLAFTVNEELGEKDYPIIFSKPHPKTLIVLEEHTDALEMYKHYLPESL
- a CDS encoding HAD family hydrolase: MNKYKIILFDLDGTLSDPKVGITKSVQYALNKMNIVEGDVDKLECFIGPPLHVSFSEYYNFNEVDTLKAIEFYRERFKEKGMFENELYPNIPLLLKSLREQGFTLVVATSKPTIFAEQIVKYFKLDQFFELIVGSNLDGTRSSKAEIIQYILEKYNEHKLDDFIMIGDRKHDMIGANHTKIDSIGVTYGYGSYEELRQTNPTHIVKSVEELKDILIGTKVK